The Saccharomonospora glauca K62 genome has a segment encoding these proteins:
- a CDS encoding ABC transporter ATP-binding protein — MDNTWSLLRGAMNSANAPKGLRKGTVRRVASFARPHWRRLAVFLVLTVVSAVLAVTTPLLAGRVVDAIVGGQSVSTVVWLAVAIAAIAVADAALGLAERWQSAHIGEGLIVDLRRAVFEHVQRMPVAFFLRSRTGALVSRLNNDVIGAQRTFTATLSGLVTNVIQLALSLGVMLTLSWQVTLFALLLLPVFVLPARRIGRRMADLQHEAAELNASMTTQMTERFSAPGATLVKLFGRPEAEAEEFGRRAGRVRDIGVRTAMLTRWFMTSLTLVSALAQALVYGLGGWLALTGRLDAGTVVALALLLTRLYTPLTALANVRVDVMTALVSFERIFEVLDLKPMITEKPHPTPLPSGGVSVEFDSVRFSYPSAEQYSLASLEEVSTLDTRGGEQVLHDVSFRAEAGQMVALVGPSGAGKSTIASLVARLYDVDSGAVRLADVDVRDLSFESLRRTVGFVTQDGHLFHDTIRANLAYARPEASDDEIWDALRRARLEELVRSLPDGLDTVVGERGYRLSGGERQRLTIARLLLARPRVVVLDEATAHLDSESEVAVSEALADALDGRTALVIAHRLSTVRAADLILVVEDGRIVERGTHPELLALGGRYAELHDTQFAADERSAA; from the coding sequence GTGGATAACACATGGTCGCTGCTTCGCGGGGCGATGAACTCGGCCAACGCCCCCAAGGGACTGCGTAAGGGCACGGTTCGCCGAGTGGCCTCCTTCGCCCGGCCGCACTGGCGGAGGTTGGCCGTCTTCCTCGTGCTGACGGTCGTGTCGGCCGTGTTGGCCGTCACCACGCCCCTGCTGGCGGGACGCGTGGTCGACGCCATCGTCGGAGGGCAGTCCGTCTCCACGGTCGTCTGGCTCGCCGTGGCCATCGCGGCGATCGCCGTGGCCGACGCGGCGTTGGGGCTCGCCGAGCGGTGGCAGTCCGCCCACATCGGCGAAGGACTCATCGTCGACCTGCGCAGGGCGGTGTTCGAACACGTCCAGCGGATGCCCGTGGCGTTCTTCCTGCGCAGCCGCACCGGCGCGTTGGTGAGCAGACTGAACAACGACGTCATCGGCGCGCAGCGCACGTTCACCGCGACGCTGTCCGGTCTCGTCACCAACGTCATCCAGCTGGCCTTGTCACTCGGCGTGATGCTCACGCTGTCGTGGCAGGTGACCTTGTTCGCGCTCCTCCTGCTGCCGGTCTTCGTGCTGCCCGCCCGACGGATCGGCAGGAGGATGGCCGACCTGCAGCACGAGGCGGCCGAACTCAACGCCTCCATGACCACCCAGATGACGGAGCGGTTCTCCGCGCCCGGTGCCACGCTGGTCAAGCTGTTCGGCAGGCCCGAGGCGGAGGCCGAGGAGTTCGGCAGGCGTGCGGGTCGGGTCCGTGACATCGGGGTCCGCACGGCGATGCTGACCCGCTGGTTCATGACCAGCCTCACGCTGGTGTCGGCGCTGGCGCAGGCACTCGTCTACGGCCTCGGCGGCTGGCTCGCGCTCACCGGCCGCCTCGACGCGGGCACGGTCGTGGCGCTGGCCCTGCTGCTCACCCGCCTGTACACGCCGCTGACCGCGTTGGCCAACGTCCGGGTGGACGTCATGACGGCGTTGGTGTCGTTCGAGCGGATTTTCGAGGTGCTCGACCTCAAGCCCATGATCACCGAGAAACCCCACCCCACACCGCTGCCCTCGGGAGGGGTCTCGGTCGAGTTCGATTCCGTGCGTTTCTCCTACCCCTCCGCCGAGCAGTACTCGCTGGCCTCGCTCGAAGAGGTGTCCACCTTGGACACGCGGGGTGGCGAACAGGTGCTGCACGACGTGAGTTTCCGGGCCGAGGCCGGGCAGATGGTGGCGCTCGTGGGGCCGTCGGGAGCGGGCAAGTCGACCATCGCCTCGTTGGTGGCGCGGCTCTACGACGTCGACTCCGGGGCCGTACGGTTGGCCGACGTGGACGTTCGGGATCTTTCGTTCGAGTCGTTGCGGCGCACGGTGGGGTTCGTCACGCAGGACGGCCACCTCTTCCACGACACCATCCGGGCCAACCTCGCCTACGCGCGCCCGGAGGCGAGCGACGACGAGATCTGGGACGCCTTGCGTCGGGCCCGGCTGGAGGAACTCGTGCGCTCGCTCCCGGACGGTCTGGACACCGTGGTCGGGGAGCGGGGCTACCGCCTCTCCGGCGGCGAGCGGCAACGCCTCACCATCGCCCGGCTGTTGCTCGCCCGGCCGCGTGTGGTGGTGCTCGACGAGGCCACCGCGCACCTGGACTCCGAGTCCGAGGTCGCGGTCAGCGAGGCGCTGGCCGACGCGTTGGACGGGCGGACGGCGCTGGTCATCGCCCACCGGCTTTCCACCGTGCGGGCGGCGGACCTGATTCTCGTCGTCGAGGACGGTCGCATCGTCGAACGCGGCACGCATCCCGAGCTGCTGGCTCTCGGCGGCCGGTACGCCGAGCTGCACGACACCCAGTTCGCCGCCGACGAACGGTCGGCGGCGTGA
- a CDS encoding ribonucleoside-diphosphate reductase subunit alpha → MSVETAPDAAPSRSTRAPRVPWDRVEKTVREAVAGLADTSADAVLAELERNVYDGIGPDELALAQVMAARTLVEREPNYSFVAARLLLDSLRGEALTYLAGEPRHPDYPEMAAAYGDYFRDYLRRGVELHLLTEELATFDLDVVTAALRPERDLDLGLLGLQTLYDRYLLRDPHSGTRFELPQAFFMRVAMGLSIAEPDKEARAVEFYELLSSLRFMTSTPTLFNSGTRRPQLSSCFLTTVSDDLGSIFSSYRNNALLAKYSGGLGNDWTPVRGLGAHIRGTGGKSQGVVPFLKIANDTTVAVNQGGKRKGAACAYLETWHIDIEEFLELRKNTGDDRRRTHDMNTANWVPDEFLRRVEADEEWTLFSPDEVPDLHDLYGTAFAERYREYEQAADAGEIRVFRRVSAKQLWRRMLTMLFETGHPWITFKDPCNLRSPQQHAGVVHSSNLCTEITLNTSADEIAVCNLGSVNLARHVGKDGLDVEALRRTVTTAVRMLDNVIDINFYTVPEAKRSNLRHRPVGLGIMGFSDALFELGIPQASEEAVEFADRSMEVLSYHAISASAELAEERGAYPSFEGSLWSRGILPIDSLRLLAEARGEDELDVDTTMTLDWDSLRERVRTVGMRNSNVLAIAPTATISNICGVGQSIEPLFSNLFVKSNMSGEFTVVNPHLVADLKRRGLWDDAMVTELKLHDGVLAPIDRVPDDLKARYATAFEIDSRWLIDAASRRQKWIDQAQSLNLYLAEPSGKALDALYRHAWRRGLKTTYYLRSRAATQVEKSTLRGTDGRLNAVTPAVPVEPASACRIDDPDCEACQ, encoded by the coding sequence ATGTCAGTGGAAACCGCACCGGATGCCGCCCCGTCCCGCTCGACCAGAGCCCCACGGGTGCCGTGGGACCGCGTCGAGAAGACCGTCCGCGAGGCCGTCGCGGGCCTTGCGGACACCTCCGCCGACGCGGTCCTCGCCGAGTTGGAACGCAACGTCTACGACGGCATCGGCCCGGACGAATTGGCGCTCGCGCAGGTCATGGCGGCCCGCACCCTCGTGGAACGGGAACCGAACTACTCGTTCGTGGCCGCCAGGCTGCTGCTGGACTCCCTGCGCGGCGAAGCCCTCACCTACCTCGCGGGCGAGCCCCGGCACCCCGACTACCCCGAGATGGCCGCCGCGTACGGCGACTACTTCCGCGACTACCTGCGCCGCGGCGTCGAGTTGCACCTGCTCACCGAGGAGCTCGCCACGTTCGACCTCGACGTCGTCACGGCGGCGCTGCGCCCCGAACGCGACCTGGACCTGGGCCTGTTGGGGCTGCAGACGCTGTACGACCGCTACCTGCTGCGCGATCCCCACTCCGGCACGCGCTTCGAACTGCCGCAGGCGTTCTTCATGCGGGTGGCGATGGGGCTTTCCATCGCCGAACCCGACAAGGAGGCCAGGGCCGTCGAGTTCTACGAACTGCTCTCCTCGCTGCGGTTCATGACCTCCACGCCGACGTTGTTCAACTCCGGCACGCGGCGGCCCCAGCTCTCCTCGTGCTTCCTCACCACCGTGTCCGACGACCTGGGGTCGATCTTCAGCAGCTACCGCAACAACGCGCTGCTGGCGAAGTACTCCGGTGGTCTGGGTAACGACTGGACGCCCGTGCGCGGGCTGGGCGCCCACATCCGGGGCACCGGCGGGAAGTCGCAGGGCGTCGTGCCCTTCCTCAAGATCGCCAACGACACCACGGTGGCGGTGAACCAGGGCGGCAAGCGCAAGGGCGCCGCGTGCGCCTACCTGGAGACCTGGCACATCGACATCGAGGAATTCCTCGAACTGCGCAAGAACACCGGTGACGACCGCAGGCGCACCCACGACATGAACACCGCCAACTGGGTGCCCGACGAGTTCCTGCGCCGCGTGGAGGCCGACGAGGAGTGGACCCTGTTCTCCCCCGACGAGGTCCCCGACCTGCACGACCTCTACGGCACCGCGTTCGCCGAGCGCTACCGGGAGTACGAGCAGGCCGCCGACGCGGGTGAGATCCGCGTGTTCCGTCGGGTGAGCGCCAAGCAGCTCTGGCGCCGCATGCTGACCATGCTGTTCGAGACGGGGCACCCCTGGATCACGTTCAAGGACCCCTGCAACCTGCGGTCACCGCAGCAGCACGCCGGCGTGGTGCACTCCTCGAACCTGTGCACGGAGATCACCCTCAACACCAGCGCCGACGAGATCGCGGTGTGCAACCTCGGCTCGGTCAACCTCGCCCGCCACGTCGGCAAGGACGGCCTGGACGTCGAGGCGCTGCGACGCACGGTGACCACCGCGGTCCGCATGCTCGACAACGTCATCGACATCAACTTCTACACGGTGCCGGAGGCGAAGCGGTCGAACCTGCGTCACCGTCCGGTGGGCCTGGGAATCATGGGCTTTTCCGACGCGCTGTTCGAGCTGGGCATCCCGCAGGCGTCGGAGGAAGCCGTCGAGTTCGCCGACCGCAGCATGGAGGTGCTGAGCTACCACGCCATCTCGGCGTCGGCGGAGCTGGCCGAAGAGCGGGGCGCGTATCCGTCGTTCGAGGGCTCGCTGTGGAGCCGGGGCATCCTGCCGATCGACTCGCTGCGGCTGCTGGCCGAGGCACGCGGTGAGGACGAGCTCGACGTCGACACCACCATGACGTTGGACTGGGACTCCCTGCGCGAGCGCGTCCGCACGGTCGGCATGCGGAACTCCAACGTGCTGGCGATCGCCCCGACGGCCACCATCTCGAACATCTGCGGGGTCGGGCAGTCAATCGAACCGTTGTTCTCGAACCTCTTCGTCAAGTCCAACATGTCCGGCGAGTTCACCGTCGTGAACCCGCATCTGGTGGCCGACCTCAAGCGACGCGGCCTGTGGGACGACGCCATGGTCACCGAGCTGAAGCTCCACGACGGTGTGCTCGCCCCGATCGACCGCGTCCCCGACGACCTCAAGGCCCGCTACGCGACGGCGTTCGAGATCGACAGCCGGTGGCTGATCGACGCGGCGTCCCGCCGGCAGAAGTGGATCGACCAGGCACAGTCGCTCAACCTCTACCTCGCCGAACCGAGCGGAAAGGCCCTCGACGCGCTGTACCGGCACGCCTGGCGGCGCGGCCTGAAGACGACCTACTACCTGCGCTCGCGGGCGGCAACCCAGGTGGAGAAGAGCACGTTGCGCGGCACCGACGGGCGGCTCAACGCGGTGACTCCCGCCGTGCCGGTCGAGCCCGCCTCCGCCTGCCGCATCGACGACCCCGACTGCGAAGCCTGCCAGTGA
- a CDS encoding acyl-CoA thioesterase, protein MPSAATRRADGPAVTVSVDRMTFRAPVRAGDLLSVHAELERLGRISMTTAVRVTSERWNTSGPTTEVAAARLTFVAIDADGKSRSVPRLVTRPEEA, encoded by the coding sequence GTGCCGTCCGCCGCGACTCGCCGCGCCGACGGTCCCGCGGTGACCGTGTCGGTGGACCGGATGACCTTCCGGGCCCCGGTCCGGGCCGGTGACCTGCTCAGCGTCCATGCCGAGCTGGAGCGGTTGGGGCGGATCTCGATGACCACCGCCGTCAGGGTGACCTCCGAGCGCTGGAACACCTCGGGTCCGACGACGGAGGTCGCGGCCGCGCGGCTGACGTTCGTCGCGATCGACGCGGACGGCAAGTCCCGCTCGGTTCCCCGCCTGGTGACTCGGCCGGAGGAGGCCTGA
- a CDS encoding LCP family protein, protein MTYGGHQGGHRPPPPGRRPPRGPRQQQAQMMPIPGSNRARQAGRPPQQSTRVAPRPPQPPPSRPPRPASGGGSRRRRVSFPKVLLCLVLAFVLFLGAVWLYLEFSINRTDALPDDYEGRPPAGEGTNWLLVGSDSREGLDEEQMAKLSTGDASGKRTDTIMLVHIPDNDTKPTLLSLPRDSRVEIPGYGVNKINAAFAFGGPPLLIQTVELATGLRIDHYAEIGFGGFAQVVDAIGGVEMDIPQEMRDTKTGVVIPAGKQTLDGAQALGFVRMRYSSATPRSDLDRVANQRKFIGALANEIASPATLLNPFDVFPLLGAVPDALTLDTDDHLHNLVGLAWAMRGISSGGVITTTVPVTSASAESWDPAKSEALFEALRTDSPVPEDALME, encoded by the coding sequence ATGACCTACGGCGGGCACCAGGGGGGACACCGGCCGCCGCCTCCTGGCCGGAGGCCGCCACGAGGGCCCCGGCAACAACAAGCACAGATGATGCCGATTCCGGGCAGCAACCGGGCACGTCAGGCGGGACGGCCTCCTCAGCAGTCCACGCGGGTCGCGCCACGGCCACCCCAGCCACCCCCGTCCCGGCCTCCGCGCCCGGCCTCGGGAGGAGGTTCCCGGCGCAGGCGGGTGTCGTTCCCCAAGGTGTTGTTGTGCCTGGTGCTCGCGTTCGTTTTGTTCCTGGGCGCGGTGTGGCTCTACCTGGAGTTCTCCATCAACCGCACCGACGCGCTCCCCGACGACTACGAGGGCAGGCCGCCCGCGGGGGAGGGCACCAACTGGCTGCTGGTGGGCTCGGACTCCCGTGAAGGGCTCGACGAGGAGCAGATGGCGAAGCTGTCCACCGGAGACGCGAGCGGCAAGCGCACCGACACGATCATGCTCGTGCACATCCCGGACAACGACACGAAGCCGACGCTGCTGAGCCTGCCGCGCGACTCGCGGGTCGAGATTCCGGGCTACGGCGTCAACAAGATCAACGCCGCGTTCGCCTTCGGTGGTCCTCCCCTGCTGATACAGACGGTGGAGTTGGCCACGGGACTGCGCATCGATCACTACGCCGAGATCGGGTTCGGTGGCTTCGCGCAGGTCGTCGACGCCATCGGCGGTGTCGAAATGGACATCCCGCAGGAAATGCGCGACACCAAGACGGGGGTGGTGATCCCGGCGGGGAAGCAGACGCTCGACGGCGCGCAGGCGCTCGGGTTCGTCCGGATGCGGTACAGCTCGGCCACGCCGCGGTCGGACCTGGACCGCGTGGCGAACCAGCGCAAGTTCATCGGGGCGCTCGCCAACGAGATCGCGAGCCCGGCCACCCTGCTGAATCCGTTCGACGTGTTCCCGCTGCTGGGAGCCGTGCCCGACGCGCTCACGCTCGACACCGACGACCACCTGCACAACCTCGTGGGGTTGGCGTGGGCCATGAGGGGCATCAGCAGCGGCGGAGTGATCACGACCACCGTTCCGGTCACCTCCGCCTCGGCCGAGAGTTGGGACCCGGCGAAGTCGGAGGCGCTGTTCGAGGCACTGCGCACCGACTCCCCGGTCCCCGAGGACGCACTCATGGAGTGA
- a CDS encoding ribonucleotide-diphosphate reductase subunit beta — translation MSHNLTLDFGAARVNVDDKAMINARADVNQLLPLKYGWAWEKYLAGCDNHWMPTEVAMQADIALWKSPNGLTDDERLMLKRNLGFFATAESLVANNLVLAVYRHLTNPECRQYLLRQAFEEAVHTHTFQYICESLGLDEGELFNAYREVPSIADKDSWALQYTRNLENPNFRTGTVEADRDFLRDLVAFYVVFEGMWFYTGFAQVLSLGRRNKMVGIAEQYQYILRDESIHLNFGIDCINQIKAENPRLWTPEFQREVRDMLVEACELEVAYARDTMPRPMLGLSAELCEQYMHFITDRRAAQLGLEPVFGERENPFPWMSEAMDLRKEKNFFETRVIDYRSGAALEWD, via the coding sequence TTGAGTCACAACCTCACCCTCGACTTCGGGGCCGCGCGCGTGAACGTCGACGACAAGGCGATGATCAACGCGCGGGCCGACGTCAACCAGTTGCTTCCGTTGAAGTACGGCTGGGCGTGGGAGAAGTACCTCGCGGGATGTGACAACCACTGGATGCCCACCGAGGTCGCGATGCAGGCCGACATCGCGCTGTGGAAGTCGCCGAACGGCCTGACCGACGACGAACGGCTGATGCTCAAACGCAACCTCGGGTTCTTCGCCACCGCCGAGTCGCTGGTGGCGAACAACCTGGTGCTGGCCGTGTACCGGCACCTCACCAACCCCGAGTGCCGGCAGTACCTGCTGCGGCAGGCGTTCGAGGAAGCCGTGCACACGCACACCTTCCAGTACATCTGCGAAAGCCTCGGCCTGGACGAGGGCGAGCTGTTCAACGCCTACCGCGAGGTGCCGTCGATCGCGGACAAGGACTCGTGGGCGCTGCAGTACACCCGGAACCTGGAGAACCCGAACTTCCGCACGGGCACCGTGGAGGCCGACCGGGACTTTCTGCGCGACCTCGTGGCCTTCTACGTCGTGTTCGAGGGCATGTGGTTCTACACCGGGTTCGCCCAGGTGCTGTCGCTCGGCCGACGCAACAAGATGGTGGGCATCGCCGAGCAGTACCAGTACATCCTGCGCGACGAGTCGATCCACCTGAACTTCGGCATCGACTGCATCAACCAGATCAAGGCGGAGAACCCCCGGCTGTGGACCCCGGAGTTCCAGCGTGAGGTGCGCGACATGCTCGTGGAGGCGTGCGAGCTGGAAGTGGCCTACGCTCGTGACACCATGCCGAGGCCGATGCTCGGGTTGTCGGCGGAGCTGTGCGAGCAGTACATGCACTTCATCACCGACCGCAGGGCCGCCCAGCTCGGGCTGGAGCCGGTGTTCGGGGAGCGGGAGAACCCGTTCCCGTGGATGTCGGAGGCCATGGACCTGCGCAAGGAGAAGAACTTCTTCGAGACCAGGGTCATCGACTACCGCAGCGGTGCCGCGTTGGAGTGGGACTGA
- a CDS encoding alpha/beta hydrolase, which translates to MSPVVARPTLTTLPPSTPRPRAVALVLHGGAEYGADVVRPWRLAYLRMVPVARAVRAAGARHGLEVRLLRNRVRGWNEPARHPVEDARWALERIRAERPGLPVVLVGHSMGGRVALRVCDDEAVRGACVFAPWTPPDEPVEPVAGRTVVIAHGALDRVTRPEDSYRYARRADAQAGRLARFDVAGENHALLRRPALWNRLAAEFAVQTAGLVPDHGLLARAFAHDAPLRWSLML; encoded by the coding sequence GTGAGCCCCGTCGTGGCGCGGCCCACCCTGACCACCCTCCCGCCGAGCACGCCTCGGCCCAGGGCGGTCGCGCTCGTGCTGCACGGAGGCGCGGAGTACGGCGCCGACGTCGTCCGGCCGTGGCGGCTGGCGTACCTGCGGATGGTGCCGGTGGCTCGGGCCGTGCGGGCGGCGGGCGCGCGACACGGCCTTGAGGTGCGGCTGTTGCGCAACCGGGTTCGTGGGTGGAACGAGCCCGCGAGGCACCCGGTGGAGGACGCGCGGTGGGCGTTGGAGAGGATCCGGGCCGAACGGCCGGGCCTGCCCGTGGTGTTGGTGGGGCATTCGATGGGAGGCCGGGTGGCCCTGCGGGTGTGCGACGACGAGGCGGTCCGGGGCGCCTGCGTCTTCGCGCCGTGGACGCCCCCCGACGAACCGGTGGAGCCGGTGGCGGGCCGGACGGTCGTGATCGCGCACGGCGCGCTCGACCGCGTGACCCGGCCCGAGGACTCCTATCGGTACGCGCGACGCGCCGACGCCCAGGCCGGCCGACTGGCGCGGTTCGACGTGGCGGGGGAGAACCACGCGCTTCTGCGCCGACCCGCGCTGTGGAACCGGCTCGCCGCCGAGTTCGCGGTCCAGACCGCGGGTCTGGTTCCCGATCACGGGCTTTTGGCCCGTGCTTTCGCTCACGATGCGCCTCTTCGATGGAGCCTAATGCTCTGA
- a CDS encoding peroxiredoxin codes for MTELSTAPDFTLPDETGTPRRLTELLATGPVVLFFYPAAMSPGCTAESCHFRDLASEFAELGARPVGVSSDPVDTQRKFSEAHSLGFPLLSDVDGAVAEQFGVRRAFGPLRTKRHTFVIDTDRRVLAVIRSELRMSVHADKALEVLRARKS; via the coding sequence ATGACAGAACTTTCCACCGCGCCGGACTTCACGTTGCCCGACGAGACGGGTACCCCTCGTCGGCTGACCGAGCTCCTCGCCACCGGTCCCGTCGTGTTGTTCTTCTATCCGGCCGCGATGAGCCCCGGCTGCACGGCCGAGAGCTGCCACTTCCGCGACCTGGCCTCCGAATTCGCCGAGCTCGGGGCCCGCCCGGTGGGCGTGAGTTCCGACCCGGTGGACACCCAGCGGAAGTTCTCCGAGGCCCATTCCCTGGGCTTCCCGCTGCTCTCCGACGTCGACGGCGCCGTCGCCGAGCAGTTCGGGGTGCGTCGGGCGTTCGGTCCGCTGCGCACCAAGCGGCACACGTTCGTCATCGACACCGACCGGAGAGTACTCGCCGTGATCCGCAGCGAACTCCGTATGTCCGTCCACGCCGACAAGGCGTTGGAAGTACTGCGCGCCCGGAAGAGCTGA
- a CDS encoding EAL domain-containing protein, protein MPEPGDTPGLDDIARRWVARLGEVDGVSLSTETLEPALLAVAREARAEAQTARDAAARRFADLYAAIPIGVVLGNPDGTIHDVNPAFGELLHHTRADLVGRPLTELAATPNDARVLAAALDEALLPARRPRQERLTLTHGRDGTLRTRVTIATLTAEDSGLPHPVLLIEDIHELDLLSEQLRRQNIQDPLTGLPNSYHFDNKLDTALAASSGGRIALVYLDIDGFRVINDGLGPGAGDELLRQVACKLEGNFTACPQYDAVVARLSGDGFAVLLHGRQDGEPDTATVVDLVEEAMRDLAEPVYVDETGVGINVSVGIVVTEGPGRSREDLQRAAELTLHRAKENGKAQWMLFEQELHDRDRRRFGIGAGIGGGLENGQFGVDYEPTVTLDEHERIAVVNAQLRWDHPEHGVLRPRDFFALADATGMTPALGETLLAQSIADAASWQREFGNAPDLCVRLPSRLAIDPNLVRIVRTELERTGLPATKLRICVDSADLTDPRGEVLENLSILAELDVKITLAVAGAADIELIHQHRLPVGFVIVSGTLVDALAEEGESAQGAHRHFAMLVKRARELGILRIGVDGVHDTEHARKLAELGAVAGRGKLFGEEVDAAGIRSMLAESAARMESSRP, encoded by the coding sequence GTGCCGGAACCTGGTGACACGCCAGGACTGGATGACATCGCGCGCCGTTGGGTCGCGCGTCTCGGTGAGGTCGACGGCGTGTCGTTGTCCACTGAGACCTTGGAGCCCGCCCTGCTCGCGGTCGCGCGCGAGGCACGGGCGGAGGCGCAGACGGCTCGCGACGCGGCCGCGCGCCGTTTCGCCGACCTCTACGCCGCCATCCCGATCGGCGTCGTGCTCGGGAACCCCGACGGCACCATCCACGATGTCAACCCCGCTTTCGGCGAACTGCTCCACCACACCCGCGCCGACCTCGTCGGTCGGCCTCTCACGGAGCTCGCCGCCACGCCGAACGACGCGCGGGTGCTGGCCGCGGCCCTCGACGAGGCCCTGCTCCCGGCCCGACGGCCCCGGCAGGAACGGCTCACCCTCACCCACGGCCGCGACGGCACGCTGCGGACCCGCGTGACCATCGCCACCCTCACCGCCGAGGACTCCGGCCTTCCGCATCCGGTGCTGCTGATCGAGGACATTCACGAGCTCGATCTGCTCAGCGAACAGCTCCGCAGGCAGAACATCCAGGACCCACTCACCGGGCTGCCGAACTCGTACCACTTCGACAACAAACTGGACACCGCCCTCGCCGCGTCGTCGGGCGGTCGGATCGCCCTCGTCTACCTCGACATCGACGGGTTCCGCGTCATTAACGACGGCCTGGGGCCGGGCGCGGGCGACGAGCTGCTCCGACAGGTGGCGTGCAAACTGGAGGGCAACTTCACCGCGTGCCCGCAGTACGACGCGGTGGTCGCGAGGTTGTCCGGCGACGGTTTCGCCGTGCTCCTTCACGGGCGGCAGGACGGGGAACCCGACACCGCCACCGTGGTCGACCTCGTCGAGGAGGCCATGCGTGACCTCGCCGAACCCGTGTACGTGGACGAAACGGGCGTCGGGATCAACGTCAGCGTGGGCATCGTCGTCACCGAGGGGCCGGGACGCAGCCGCGAGGACCTCCAGCGGGCGGCCGAGCTGACCCTGCACCGCGCCAAGGAGAACGGCAAGGCCCAGTGGATGCTGTTCGAGCAGGAGCTGCACGACCGCGACCGGCGCCGCTTCGGTATCGGAGCCGGGATCGGCGGTGGTCTGGAGAACGGCCAGTTCGGCGTGGACTACGAACCCACGGTCACGCTCGACGAGCACGAACGCATCGCGGTGGTCAACGCCCAGCTCCGCTGGGACCACCCCGAACACGGGGTGTTGCGACCACGTGATTTCTTCGCCCTGGCCGACGCCACCGGGATGACCCCGGCGCTGGGGGAGACGCTGTTGGCCCAGTCCATCGCCGACGCCGCCTCGTGGCAACGGGAGTTCGGCAACGCACCGGATCTGTGCGTCCGGCTGCCTTCCCGGCTCGCCATCGACCCGAACCTGGTCCGCATCGTCCGCACCGAACTCGAACGCACGGGCCTCCCGGCCACCAAGCTCCGCATCTGCGTCGACAGCGCGGACCTGACCGACCCCCGTGGTGAGGTGCTGGAGAACCTGTCCATCCTCGCCGAGCTCGACGTCAAGATCACCCTGGCGGTGGCCGGGGCCGCCGACATCGAGCTGATCCACCAGCACCGGCTTCCCGTCGGCTTCGTCATCGTGTCGGGCACGTTGGTCGACGCACTCGCCGAGGAAGGCGAGAGCGCCCAGGGCGCTCACCGGCACTTCGCCATGCTGGTGAAGCGGGCCCGCGAACTCGGCATCTTACGGATCGGCGTCGACGGCGTGCACGACACCGAGCACGCGCGCAAACTCGCCGAGCTGGGGGCCGTCGCGGGTCGTGGCAAGTTGTTCGGCGAGGAAGTCGACGCGGCGGGCATCCGGTCCATGCTCGCCGAATCGGCCGCGCGAATGGAATCATCGCGGCCATGA